The Ancylobacter sp. SL191 nucleotide sequence CACGTCGGTGATCATGCCGACGGCGTGGCGAAAAACCTCGCGGCCTTCCATGCGCAGATAGCCGACGCTCTTGGTCGAGGACACGCCGCCATCGACATAGAGCTTGTTCTTGTGCCGCCCGTCCGAGCGCAGATGGGTGGTGAGCACGCCGCGTCCATCCTCACCGTCGCGGACGGCTTCCAGCACCAGCGCGCCGGCGCCATCACCGAACAGCACGCAGGTGGTGCGGTCCGACCAGTCGAGGATGCGCGAGAAGGTCTCCGCGCCGATCACCAGCGCGCGCTTGTAGCTGCCGGACTTCAGGAAATTGTCGGCGGTCGCCAGCGCGAAGACGAAGCCCGAGCACACCGCCTGAAGATCGAACGCCGCGCCATGGGTGATGCCGAGCCCGGCCTGCACGCTCACCGCCGTCGCCGGGAAGGTGTTGTCCGGCGTCGAGGTCGCCAGCACGATCAGGTCGATGTCCTGCGCGTCGAGCCCGGCATCGGCCAAGGCGGCGCGGGCGGCGTGCAAAGCGAGATCGGAGGTCAGCTCATGGTCGGCGGCGATGTGGCGCTCGCGGATGCCCGTGCGCTGGACGATCCACTCGTCCGAGGTGTCGACCATCTGCGCGAGGTCGGCATTGGTCAGTGTGCGGCTGGGCAGGAACGCGCCGACGCCGCGCACCACGGAACGAATTGCACTCACGATGAAACCTGTATGTCGTCCTGGGCGGCGGATTCCGGGGCGGCAGCGCCGACCTTCGGGCGGTCATTCATGCCCGCCTCGATGCGGGAGAGAAGCTTGTTGCGGACCATGTCGTAGCCGATATCGACGGCGGAGGCGAAGCCTTCGGCGTCGGTGCCGCCATGGCTCTTGATGACGATGCCGTTCAGGCCGAGGAACACGCCGCCATTGGATTTGCGCGGATCGAGCTTCTCGCGCAGCGCGTTGAAGGCGCTTCGCGCCAGCACATAGCCGAT carries:
- a CDS encoding beta-ketoacyl-ACP synthase III; translated protein: MSAIRSVVRGVGAFLPSRTLTNADLAQMVDTSDEWIVQRTGIRERHIAADHELTSDLALHAARAALADAGLDAQDIDLIVLATSTPDNTFPATAVSVQAGLGITHGAAFDLQAVCSGFVFALATADNFLKSGSYKRALVIGAETFSRILDWSDRTTCVLFGDGAGALVLEAVRDGEDGRGVLTTHLRSDGRHKNKLYVDGGVSSTKSVGYLRMEGREVFRHAVGMITDVIEDAFAATGESAETIDWFVPHQANRRIIDASAVKLGIAPEKVVITVDRHGNTSAASIPLAIAAAHADGRIKKGDLVLLEAMGGGFTWGSALVRW